In Woeseia oceani, one DNA window encodes the following:
- the sugE gene encoding quaternary ammonium compound efflux SMR transporter SugE, whose translation MAWVILVIAGLFEVAWAIGLKYTEGFSRLWPSVWTVLAMAVSLWMLGMAMKSLPVGTAYSVWVGVGALGTVLLGIVLFDEPTNAARLVSVGLIFAGIVGLKLATPV comes from the coding sequence GTGGCTTGGGTAATTCTGGTTATCGCGGGATTGTTTGAGGTCGCCTGGGCGATCGGCTTGAAATACACAGAAGGCTTCAGTCGCCTGTGGCCATCGGTGTGGACGGTACTCGCCATGGCCGTCAGCCTTTGGATGCTCGGCATGGCCATGAAATCTCTGCCGGTTGGCACTGCGTACAGCGTTTGGGTTGGTGTTGGCGCGCTCGGTACGGTATTACTCGGAATCGTGCTGTTCGACGAGCCCACCAATGCAGCACGGCTGGTCAGTGTCGGTCTGATTTTCGCTGGCATCGTCGGGCTCAAACTGGCTACGCCCGTCTGA